The nucleotide sequence GGTCGGTCACAGATCGCACATAGTTCCAAATACTCTTCCAGCGAGTGCAACCCAGCGCCGTTCTGCGGAGTCTTTGAGGGTGAACGCCGGTCCGCGCCCGGCGCCTCACCCCTCGGCCGGTCCAGCGCGGAAGCCACCCATCGAACGGGGCGAGGAGGCGGCGATGGTCCGGAAGGTGAGGCGGCTGCTGGCAGCCGCGGCCGGGACGGTGGTGGCGATCGCGTGCTCGCTGGCCCTCGTCGGCACGACCCCGGCGCAGGCGGCGCCGAAGCCCAAGCTCGCACCGGCCGGAGTGGACATCACCGGCGACCGGCTCGACCAGCCGCTCCAGCTGCGCGCCGACACCCGGCCCGCCGAGGTCAACATGGTCGTCGACCAGGTCAAGTGGCTGGGCGCCACCGGCCAGCAGCGCGGCCCCGCGGCCGAGGACCTCGGTCCCAAGTACACGATCGTGCTGTTCGTCGCCGGGACGGCGAGCAAGACCTACGACCTCTACCCGCTCGCCAAGGGCGGCCCCCGGGTCTACCGCCCGGCCAGGCAGCCGGACCTGAGCAAGACCCGGGCCGGCTGGTTCTTCGGCCGGCTCAACATGTCCGAAACGCTGCGCACCGTGGGCGTGCCGCTGGAGCGACAGTTCGACACCATCAGCGGCGGCATCGGCGGCGGCGAGCGGGTCATCCCGGAGGAGGCGCTCGACCCGGTGGAGGACATCGACGCCGCGCTCGGTGAGCTCCAGCGGCTGCTGCTGCTCAACGTCGGTGTCATGGTGGTCATCACCGCCGGGCTCGCCGGCATCGCGCTGCTGGTGCGCCGCCGCACCCGCTGAGCCGGGGGTCACACCTCCAGCACGACCTTGCCCCGGACGTGTCCCGCCGCCACCAGGCGCTGCGCCTCGGCCGCCTCGGCCAGCGGGAACGTCCGGGCCACGTGCACGGCGAGCCGGTCGGCGTCGACCAGCCCCGCCAGCACGCTCAGGTCGGCCGTGGACGGCTTCACGAAGACGTAGCTGCCGCCGAGCCGCGTGACGTGCTCCGGATCGGCCGTGGAGATCAGCCGCGCCGGCCGGGCGATCAGCTCGGCCGAGACGTCCAGGGCGTCGCCGCCGAACAGGTCCAGCGCCACGTCGACCCCGTCGGGCGCGACCGCGCGCACCCGGTCCAGCAGGCCCTCGCCGTAGCTGACCGGCTCCGCGCCCAGCGACCGGACGAAGTCGTGGTTGGCCTCGCTCGCCGTGCCGATCACCCGGCCGGCGCCGAGCGCCCGGGCCAGCTGCACCGCCAGGTGCCCCACCCCGCCGGACGCGCCGTGCACCAGCACGGTGTCACCCGCGCCCGTGCGGGCCAGCTGCAACGCCTGGTAGGCGGTGAGCCCGGCCAGCGGCAGGCCGCCCGCCTCGGCCCAGGACGCCTGCACCGGCTTGTCGGCGAGGCAGCGTTCGGGAGCCGGCACCAGTTCCGCGTACGTGCCGTGCTGCACGTCGTCGCGCCGGACGTAGCCGATGACCTCGTCACCGACGGCGAACCCGGCAACCGCCGGCCCGACGGCCTCGACCACGCCGGCCGCGTCCCAGCCGGGCACCAGCGGGAAGTGGCTCGGCATCAGGGCGTCGAGGCGCCCCTCGCGGATCTTCCCGTCGACCGGGTTCACCCCGGCGGTGCGCACCCGCACCAGGACCGTGTCCGGCCCGACCGGCGGGGCGGGCAGCTCGCGGAGAGCGAGCCGGTCGACCGGCCCGTACGCGTCGATGGCGATCGCCTTCACCCCGCCCACGCTAGCCGCCGGACGGCGGCCGCGGGGTCAGCACCAGCGGCGCGGGGGCCGCTCCCGGCGCACCGTGCGGCTGCGCGGCCGGACCGCGCCGTGCCGGTGGGCGCCCGCCCAGCCGGGCAGATCGCTGCGGCAGCCCTGGGCCGGCTCCGCCTCTCCCCCGGCCGGGGGCACCGGCTCGGTGGCCCGCTGGCGGGGCACGGGCGGCTCGTCGTCGGCGCGCTCGGGCGCCCAGCCGGCGGCCGGCTCCGGGTGGGTCAGGCCCGCCCGGCGCGGGTGCTTGGCGGGCGCCGGCTGCTCGTGGTGGCCCGGCCGGCAGGGCTCGCCCTGGGCGCAGCCGTGCTCGGCCTCTCCCTGCGCCATCCCGGTCTCCTCACGTTCGCCTTCGCCCGCCGGGCGGTCGTCACCCCGACGTGCCCTGACACCGTACTGGCCGGGCCCGACGGGGTGTTCGGCGCGTACCCGTGGAGATCGTTCGGAGACCGGAACCGGTCAGGCCCGGCGGGCGGCGTCGAGGTCGGCGCGGGTGAGCAGGGCGTGCAGCGCGAGGCCGTGCCCGGCGAGCGCCTCCGCGCCGCCCTCGCCCCGGTCGATCACGCAGAGCGCGTGCTCGACCGTGGCGCCCAGCTCGCGGAGCTGGCCCGTGGAGATCGCCACCTGACCGCCCGAGGTCACCACGTCCTCGACGACCAGCACCCGCCGCCCGGCGACGTCCGCGCCCTCGGCCAGCCGGGCGGTCCCGTACGCCTTGGCGGTCTTGCGGACGAACGCGCAGGGCAGCCCGACGTGGCGGGCCAGCGCCGTGACCACCGGGATGCCGCCCAGCTCCAGGCCGGCGAGCACCTCGGTGCCGGGCGGAACCAGCCCGGCCAGGCCGGCGGCGACCCGGTCCAGCAGCACGGGGTCGGCCTCGAACCGGTACTTGTCGAAGTACTCGTCGGCGACCCGGCCGGAGCGGAGCAGGAAGCGTCCGGTGAGTCGGCAGGTGGCGTCGATGTCGCGGGCGAGGTCGGCGAGGGCGCGCGGGGTGTCGGTCACGAGAGATCATTGTCACCGGTCGCCGCCGTAGCCCGGCCCCCGGGCGGGCCTCGGAGTGGAGCCGCTGGTCAGGGCGTGTCAGGCTGGTGCCGTGAGCGAACCGGGCGGGACCGAGCTGTCGGCGACGCTGCGCCGCATCGAGCGGGCGGCGGGCGCGCTGTCGACCGCCAGCGTGGCGCGGATGGACGAGACGCTGCCCTGGTTCCGGGAGCTGCCGGCCGACCAGCGCTCCTGGGTCATGCTGGTCGCCCAGGCCGGCGTCCGGTCGCTGGTGCAGTGGCTGCACCAGGGCGGCGGCGCCACCGACAGCACCCAGGAGGTGTCGGACGAGGTCTTCGCCGCCGCGCCGCAGGCCCTCGCCCGCTCGATCACCCTCCAGCAGACCGTGGCGCTCATCAAGGTCACCATCGAGGTGGTCGAGGAGCAGGTGTCCCACCTGGCCGTGAAGGGTGAGGAGCAGCTCCTGCGGGAGGCGGTGCTGCGCTTCTCCCGGGAGATCGCCTTCGCCGCCGCCCGGGTCTACGCCCGCGCCGCGGAGACCCGGGGCTCCTGGGACGCCCGGTTGCAGGCGTTGCTCGTGGACGCGCTGCTGCGCGGCGACTCCCCCGACGTGCTGGCCAGCCGGGCGGCGGCGCTGGGCTGGTCGGACGCGCCCCCGGTGGCGGTGGCGGTGGGCCGCTCCCCGGGTGGCGAGGTGGCCGCCGTGCTGCACACCGTCTACCGGCAGGCCCGCCGGATCGGCGTCGAGGTGATCGGCGGCGTGCACGGTGACCGGCTGGTCATCGTGCTGGGCGGGGCGGCCGACCCGGTGGCGGCCACCGAGAAGCTGCTCACCGCGTTCGGCGAGGGTCCCGTGGTGGTCGGACCGGCCGTGCCCAGCCTGGACGAGGCGACCGACTCGGCGCGCGCCGCGCTGGCCGGCTTCCGGGCCGCGCCGGCCTGGCCGACCGCGCCCCGCCCGGTCTCCGCCGCCGACCTGCTGCCCGAGCGCGCCCTCGCCGGCGACGCCGAGGCCCGCCGCCGGCTGCGCCACGACGTGTACGCACCCCTGGCCCGGGCCGGCGGCGAGCTGCTGGAGACGCTGGACGCCTTCTTCGCCGCCGGTGGCACGCTGGAGAGCGCGGCCCGGGCACTCTTCGTGCACCCGAACACCGTGCGTTACCGGCTCAAGCGGGTCGCCGAGGTGGCCGGTTTCTCGCCGCTCACGCCGCGGGACGCGTTCACCCTGCAGGTGGCCCTGACGGTCGGCCGGCTGGACCCGGTGGTCCCGGGCGTCGCACCGGTCCCGACCCAGACAATGGGCCCAGCGACGGGCAAAACGCCACAGACAGGTGATGATCGGCGCCGATCTTTGTAGGTATCCTCCAAACCTTCTAGTGCGGTTTCGTGCCGTGCGTTACAGCGCGACCCGCGAGTATCCGTCACAGTCGTAGACGTGCTCGCCGTACTCTCACCCGGACAGGGTTCGCAGAAGCCCGGTTTCCTGACGCCCTGGCTCGACCTGCCCGACGCCGCGGCGCGCCTGCGCTCGTGGTCGGAGCTGGCCGGGGTCGACCTGCTCCACCTGGGCACCGAGGCGGACGCGGACGAGATCAAGGACACCGCCCGCACCCAGCCGCTGCTCGTCGCCGCCGCACTGCTCGCCGCCGAGCACCTCCCGATGCAGGACGTCGGGCTGGTCGCCGGCCACAGCGTCGGCGAGCTGGGCGCCGCGGCCCTGGCCGGGGTGCTGCCCGCCGAGGCGGCCGTGACCCTCGCCGGCGCTCGGGGCCGGGAGATGGCCGCCGCCTGCGCGCTGGAGCCGACCGGGATGGCCGCCGTGCTCGGCGGCGACCCCGACGAGGTGCTCGCCGCCCTGGAGTCGCACGGGCTGCACCCGGCCAACCGCAACGGCGCCGGCCAGATCGTCGCCGCCGGCGCGGTGGCCGGGCTGGAGAAGCTCGCCGCCGAGCCGCCGGCCCGGACCCGGGTCATCATGCTCAAGGTGGCCGGCGCCTTCCACACGCCGTACATGGCCCCGGCCGAGGCCGCGCTGGCCGAGGTGGCCGCCGGCATCACCCCCGCCGACCCGGCCCGGATCCTCCTCTCCAACCTGGACGGCACCGCGGTCGAGGACGGCGGGGAGCTGGTCCAGCGGCTGGTCCGCCAGGTCACCGCCCCGGTCCGCTGGGATCTCTGCATGCGCACGATGGCCGACCTCGGCGTGACCGGCGTCATCGAGCTGCCGCCGGCCGGCACCCTCGCGGGCCTGGTGAAGCGGGAGCTCAAGGGCCCGGGCGCGCCCGAGATCGTCACCCTGAACACCCCCGACGACCTGCCCGCCGCGCGGGACCTGATCGCCCGGCACAGCGCGTGAGCACGAACAACGAGCCGACCCTGCGGGTCCCGCAGTCGCGAACGGAAGGTAACCACTGATGCCCGGCAGCCGGATCGTCGCGATGGGGCACTACCAGCCCTCCCGCGTGGTCACCAACGACGACCTCGCCCAGATGGTCGACACCAACGACGAGTGGATCCGGGACCGGGTCGGCATCGTCACCCGGCGGATCGCCGGTGACGAGACGGTTGCCGACATGGCGACCGCCGCCGCCGGCAAGGCGCTGGCCAACTCGGGCCTCACCGCGGCCGACATCGACCTCGTCGTGGTGGCCACCTGCACCTCGGTGGACCGCAGCCCCAACGTGGCCTGCCGGGTCGCGGCCAAGCTGGGCATCAACGCGCCGGGCGCGTACGACATCAACACCGCCTGCTCCGGCTTCGCGTACGCGCTGGGCACCGTCGACCACGCCATCCGGGCCGGCGCCGCGCGCAACGCGATCGTCATCGGCGCCGAGAAGCTCTCCGACTTCACCGACTGGACCGACCGCTCGACCTGCATCATCTTCGGCGACGGCGCCGGCGCGGCCGTGGTCACGGCGACCGCCGAGGGCGAGCCGGCGGGGGTGGGCCCGGTGGTGTGGGGCTCGGTGCCGGAGAAGAGCGACGCGGTCCGGATCGAGGGCTGGCGGCCGTACATCGCGCAGGAGGGGCAGGCGGTCTTCCGCTGGGCCACCACGGCGCTGGCCCCGCTCGCGCTCGAGGCCTGCGAGAAGGCCGGGGTCGCCCCGTCGGAGCTGGCCGCGTTCGTGCCGCACCAGGCCAACGCGCGGATCATCGACGGGATCGCCAAGCGGCTCGACATCCCCAACGCGATCGTCGCGAAGGACATCGTCGAGTCCGGCAACACGTCGGCGGCGAGCGTGCCGCTGGCCCTGTCGAAGATGGTCGAGCGGCGCGAGGTGCCCTCCGGGGCCCCGGTGCTGCTGTTCGGCTTCGGCGGTGGCCTGACCTACGCGGGTCAGGTCGTCCGCTGCCCCTGAAGACCCCCTCGGGCGTGAGCGCCGAGGTGTGACGACCGGCGTC is from Micromonospora terminaliae and encodes:
- a CDS encoding NADP-dependent oxidoreductase produces the protein MKAIAIDAYGPVDRLALRELPAPPVGPDTVLVRVRTAGVNPVDGKIREGRLDALMPSHFPLVPGWDAAGVVEAVGPAVAGFAVGDEVIGYVRRDDVQHGTYAELVPAPERCLADKPVQASWAEAGGLPLAGLTAYQALQLARTGAGDTVLVHGASGGVGHLAVQLARALGAGRVIGTASEANHDFVRSLGAEPVSYGEGLLDRVRAVAPDGVDVALDLFGGDALDVSAELIARPARLISTADPEHVTRLGGSYVFVKPSTADLSVLAGLVDADRLAVHVARTFPLAEAAEAQRLVAAGHVRGKVVLEV
- a CDS encoding orotate phosphoribosyltransferase — its product is MTDTPRALADLARDIDATCRLTGRFLLRSGRVADEYFDKYRFEADPVLLDRVAAGLAGLVPPGTEVLAGLELGGIPVVTALARHVGLPCAFVRKTAKAYGTARLAEGADVAGRRVLVVEDVVTSGGQVAISTGQLRELGATVEHALCVIDRGEGGAEALAGHGLALHALLTRADLDAARRA
- a CDS encoding PucR family transcriptional regulator, translated to MSEPGGTELSATLRRIERAAGALSTASVARMDETLPWFRELPADQRSWVMLVAQAGVRSLVQWLHQGGGATDSTQEVSDEVFAAAPQALARSITLQQTVALIKVTIEVVEEQVSHLAVKGEEQLLREAVLRFSREIAFAAARVYARAAETRGSWDARLQALLVDALLRGDSPDVLASRAAALGWSDAPPVAVAVGRSPGGEVAAVLHTVYRQARRIGVEVIGGVHGDRLVIVLGGAADPVAATEKLLTAFGEGPVVVGPAVPSLDEATDSARAALAGFRAAPAWPTAPRPVSAADLLPERALAGDAEARRRLRHDVYAPLARAGGELLETLDAFFAAGGTLESAARALFVHPNTVRYRLKRVAEVAGFSPLTPRDAFTLQVALTVGRLDPVVPGVAPVPTQTMGPATGKTPQTGDDRRRSL
- a CDS encoding ACP S-malonyltransferase, with protein sequence MLAVLSPGQGSQKPGFLTPWLDLPDAAARLRSWSELAGVDLLHLGTEADADEIKDTARTQPLLVAAALLAAEHLPMQDVGLVAGHSVGELGAAALAGVLPAEAAVTLAGARGREMAAACALEPTGMAAVLGGDPDEVLAALESHGLHPANRNGAGQIVAAGAVAGLEKLAAEPPARTRVIMLKVAGAFHTPYMAPAEAALAEVAAGITPADPARILLSNLDGTAVEDGGELVQRLVRQVTAPVRWDLCMRTMADLGVTGVIELPPAGTLAGLVKRELKGPGAPEIVTLNTPDDLPAARDLIARHSA
- a CDS encoding beta-ketoacyl-ACP synthase III; protein product: MPGSRIVAMGHYQPSRVVTNDDLAQMVDTNDEWIRDRVGIVTRRIAGDETVADMATAAAGKALANSGLTAADIDLVVVATCTSVDRSPNVACRVAAKLGINAPGAYDINTACSGFAYALGTVDHAIRAGAARNAIVIGAEKLSDFTDWTDRSTCIIFGDGAGAAVVTATAEGEPAGVGPVVWGSVPEKSDAVRIEGWRPYIAQEGQAVFRWATTALAPLALEACEKAGVAPSELAAFVPHQANARIIDGIAKRLDIPNAIVAKDIVESGNTSAASVPLALSKMVERREVPSGAPVLLFGFGGGLTYAGQVVRCP